In one window of Candidatus Poribacteria bacterium DNA:
- the cysK gene encoding cysteine synthase A — protein sequence MPGVYGDNSLAIGNTPLVRLNRITDGAKATVLGKIEGRNPSYSVKCRIGASMIWDAEKSGRIGDHTEIIEPTSGNTGIGLAFVCAARGYRLTLTMPETMSLERRRVLEFFGANLILTPGPEGMSGAVRRATELAESDPDRYFMPQQFKNPSNPAIHEQTTGPEIWQDTDGAVDVFVSGIGTGGTITGVSRFIKHTQGKPIVSIGIEPANSPILTQHLSGQPLKPGPHKVQGIGAGFIPDTLDLSVVDQVELIEDGEAVAMARRLAREEGILCGISSGAAAAVAARVARRPEFEGKTMVVVLPDAGERYLSSVLFQDSPA from the coding sequence ATGCCCGGTGTGTACGGCGACAACTCGCTGGCTATCGGCAACACGCCGCTCGTCCGTCTAAACCGGATCACGGACGGGGCGAAAGCCACGGTCCTTGGCAAGATCGAGGGAAGGAACCCCTCGTACAGCGTCAAGTGCCGCATCGGTGCGTCGATGATCTGGGACGCTGAAAAGAGCGGGCGGATCGGGGATCACACCGAGATCATCGAACCGACCAGCGGAAATACAGGCATCGGACTGGCATTCGTGTGCGCCGCGCGCGGGTATCGGCTCACGCTGACGATGCCTGAGACGATGAGCCTCGAGCGTCGGCGCGTGCTCGAGTTCTTCGGTGCGAACCTGATCCTGACGCCGGGCCCAGAAGGCATGTCCGGCGCGGTTCGGCGCGCGACGGAGCTCGCCGAGAGCGACCCGGATCGGTACTTCATGCCCCAGCAGTTCAAGAATCCGTCGAATCCTGCGATCCACGAACAGACGACGGGGCCCGAGATCTGGCAGGACACCGACGGCGCGGTCGATGTGTTCGTCTCCGGCATCGGGACGGGTGGGACGATCACGGGCGTCTCGCGGTTCATCAAGCACACCCAAGGGAAGCCGATCGTGTCGATCGGCATCGAGCCGGCCAACAGCCCGATCCTGACGCAGCATCTGTCCGGTCAGCCGCTGAAGCCGGGCCCGCACAAGGTGCAGGGCATCGGCGCAGGCTTCATCCCAGACACGCTCGACCTGTCGGTGGTGGACCAGGTGGAGCTGATCGAGGACGGCGAGGCGGTCGCGATGGCGCGGCGCTTGGCGAGGGAAGAGGGCATCCTCTGCGGGATCTCATCGGGCGCTGCGGCGGCGGTCGCGGCTAGGGTGGCTCGGCGCCCGGAGTTCGAGGGCAAGACGATGGTGGTCGTCCTGCCCGACGCCGGGGAGCGCTACCTGTCGAGCGTGCTGTTCCAGGACTCCCCGGCGTAG
- the dusB gene encoding tRNA dihydrouridine synthase DusB, translating into MNLGKLHIERGVLLAPMEDVTDQAFRLICKRMGAVVVYTEFVPAEAIVRNIPAMKPKLAFSEDERPIGIQVYGNRADSMSKAAVAAASLQPDIIDINFGCPVKRVAGGDRRSCAGSGLLRFPDLMEELAASVADAARAFDIPVTAKTRLGWDDRDITILDTVARMERAGMRALTIHARTRQQMFKGNADWAWLRRAKEAASIPIIGNGDVVSADDAVRMLAETGVDAVMVGRGAIGKPWVFRQAAAILAHGTPEPEPEIDERIAIYLDHVSLAYILKGRRGVKQTRKHLRGYVSGFRDASDLRMALMQLEHPDEIRQTLVDKLGTVG; encoded by the coding sequence ATGAACTTGGGCAAGCTGCACATCGAGCGCGGTGTTCTACTCGCCCCGATGGAGGACGTGACGGATCAGGCGTTCCGCCTCATCTGCAAGCGGATGGGTGCGGTAGTCGTCTACACCGAGTTCGTGCCCGCCGAAGCCATCGTCCGCAATATCCCTGCGATGAAGCCCAAGCTCGCGTTCAGCGAGGACGAGCGTCCCATCGGAATCCAGGTCTACGGGAACCGGGCAGATAGCATGTCGAAGGCGGCGGTCGCTGCGGCATCGTTGCAGCCCGATATCATCGACATCAACTTCGGTTGTCCGGTGAAGCGTGTGGCAGGCGGCGACCGGCGCTCGTGCGCTGGATCGGGACTGCTGCGGTTCCCAGACCTGATGGAAGAACTGGCAGCCTCAGTGGCAGACGCCGCGCGCGCGTTCGATATACCGGTCACCGCCAAGACGCGTCTCGGGTGGGACGACCGCGACATCACGATCCTCGACACGGTCGCGCGCATGGAGCGTGCCGGCATGCGGGCGCTGACGATCCACGCCCGAACGCGCCAGCAGATGTTCAAGGGCAACGCGGACTGGGCATGGTTGCGTCGCGCGAAGGAAGCCGCGTCCATTCCCATCATCGGGAACGGCGATGTCGTGTCGGCGGACGACGCCGTCCGAATGTTGGCGGAGACGGGTGTCGACGCGGTCATGGTCGGTCGTGGCGCCATCGGGAAGCCATGGGTCTTCCGCCAGGCAGCCGCGATCCTGGCTCACGGAACGCCTGAGCCCGAGCCGGAGATAGACGAGCGAATCGCCATCTATCTCGACCATGTGTCACTTGCATACATCCTGAAGGGACGACGCGGCGTCAAACAGACTAGGAAGCATCTGCGAGGGTATGTCAGCGGATTCCGAGATGCTTCCGACCTGAGGATGGCGCTGATGCAGCTCGAGCACCCGGACGAAATCCGGCAGACGCTGGTGGATAAGCTTGGAACGGTGGGTTGA
- a CDS encoding HU family DNA-binding protein, whose amino-acid sequence MTKQDLINAVADGAELSKKKSGEVVDCLLEAVGAALAKGDKVSLIGFGTFEVRKRAAREGRNPQTNKPIKIKAKTVPVFRPGKALRDRVDAKKK is encoded by the coding sequence CGGTTGCCGACGGCGCCGAGCTCTCCAAGAAGAAGAGCGGCGAAGTTGTCGACTGTCTGCTCGAAGCCGTCGGTGCGGCACTCGCCAAAGGCGACAAGGTCAGCCTGATCGGCTTTGGCACGTTCGAAGTCCGCAAGCGCGCCGCCCGCGAGGGTCGGAACCCCCAGACGAACAAGCCGATCAAGATCAAGGCGAAGACCGTCCCCGTGTTCCGCCCCGGCAAGGCGCTGCGCGACCGCGTCGACGCGAAGAAGAAGTAG